One genomic segment of Mycolicibacterium psychrotolerans includes these proteins:
- a CDS encoding adenylate/guanylate cyclase domain-containing protein, giving the protein MSANRTAAQRLGRVLERVTHQSGRVAGTPEYGSWILGRVSESQRRRRVRIQIILTTFVVVANLIGIGVATLVVTVAFPIPSVFDSSVAWITFIVVPAYLVAALVVGVFWATRRVMNNVRWAIEERLPTRDDQRNTFLAPWRLTRVLLVLWGLGTVLLTTLYGLQDTDFIPKWLLGVSFPGIVVSASCYLFTEFALRPVAAQALEAGKPPRRIADGLMGRTMLVWVLGSGVPVLGIFLAAAITLMQRNLTPTQFTVAVMILALFALAFGAILMFILAWLTVTPVRVVREALNRVERGDLDTNLVVFDGTELGQLQRGFNSMVHGLQERERVRDLFGRHVGREVALLAEQERPQLGGEERYAAVIFVDIIGSTKLVTSLPAVEVVELLNRFFAVIVEEVDRHHGLVNKFEGDAVLAVFGAPVSLEHPEDEALAAAREIARRLCDEVPECEAGIGVAAGTVVAGNVGARERFEYTVIGEPVNEAARLCELAKNQPSRLVASSETVDSATESEQTHWRLGDTVTLRGHDGPTRLASPVTAR; this is encoded by the coding sequence ATGAGCGCGAACAGGACGGCGGCACAGCGGCTGGGTCGCGTGCTGGAGCGTGTGACACACCAGAGCGGCAGAGTCGCGGGCACCCCGGAGTACGGATCGTGGATTCTCGGGAGGGTCTCGGAGAGCCAGCGCCGCCGCCGCGTGCGCATCCAGATCATCCTGACGACGTTCGTCGTGGTCGCGAACCTGATCGGGATCGGCGTCGCGACGCTGGTGGTGACCGTCGCGTTCCCGATCCCGAGCGTGTTCGACTCCTCGGTCGCCTGGATCACGTTCATCGTGGTCCCGGCGTATCTGGTGGCCGCGCTCGTCGTCGGGGTGTTCTGGGCCACCCGGCGGGTGATGAACAACGTGCGGTGGGCCATCGAGGAACGCTTGCCCACCCGCGACGATCAACGCAACACCTTTCTGGCGCCGTGGCGGCTGACCCGCGTGCTGCTGGTGCTGTGGGGCCTGGGGACGGTGTTGCTGACCACCCTCTACGGGCTGCAGGACACCGACTTCATCCCCAAGTGGCTGCTGGGCGTGAGCTTTCCGGGCATCGTCGTCTCGGCGAGCTGCTATCTGTTCACCGAATTCGCGCTGCGTCCGGTGGCGGCTCAGGCGCTCGAGGCCGGCAAGCCACCACGGCGGATCGCCGACGGCCTGATGGGCCGCACCATGCTGGTGTGGGTACTCGGTTCGGGCGTTCCGGTCCTCGGCATCTTCCTGGCCGCGGCGATCACGCTGATGCAGCGCAACCTCACCCCTACGCAGTTCACCGTCGCGGTGATGATCCTCGCGCTGTTCGCCCTCGCGTTCGGCGCCATCCTGATGTTCATCCTCGCGTGGCTGACGGTCACCCCGGTGCGGGTGGTGCGCGAGGCCCTCAACCGGGTGGAGCGCGGCGACTTGGACACCAATCTCGTGGTGTTCGACGGCACCGAACTGGGTCAGTTGCAACGTGGCTTCAACTCGATGGTGCACGGGCTGCAGGAGCGGGAACGGGTGCGCGACCTGTTCGGCCGTCACGTGGGCCGGGAGGTGGCGCTGCTGGCCGAACAGGAACGGCCTCAGCTCGGCGGCGAAGAGCGTTACGCCGCAGTCATCTTCGTCGACATCATCGGATCGACGAAGTTGGTCACCAGCCTGCCGGCCGTGGAGGTCGTCGAACTGCTCAACCGCTTCTTCGCGGTGATCGTCGAGGAGGTCGACCGGCATCACGGCCTGGTCAACAAGTTCGAGGGCGACGCGGTGCTGGCCGTGTTCGGCGCACCGGTGTCGCTGGAGCATCCCGAGGACGAGGCGCTGGCCGCCGCGCGGGAGATCGCCCGGCGCCTGTGCGACGAGGTACCCGAATGCGAAGCCGGCATCGGAGTGGCGGCGGGCACCGTGGTCGCCGGTAATGTCGGCGCCCGGGAACGCTTCGAGTACACCGTGATCGGTGAACCGGTCAACGAGGCCGCCCGGCTGTGCGAACTGGCCAAGAACCAGCCGTCGCGACTGGTCGCATCGTCTGAAACGGTGGACAGCGCAACCGAATCCGAGCAGACGCACTGGCGGCTGGGTGACACGGTGACGTTGCGCGGGCACGACGGACCCACGAGGCTGGCCTCGCCGGTAACTGCGCGCTGA
- the nucS gene encoding endonuclease NucS produces MRLVIAQCTVDYVGRLTAHLPTARRLLLIKADGSVSVHADDRAYKPLNWMSPPCWMVEEADGLWVVQNKAGEQLRITIEAIEHDSSHELGVDPGLVKDGVEAHLQALLAEHVELLGAGYTLVRREYMTPIGPVDLLCRDDQGRSVAVEIKRRGEIDGVEQLTRYLELLNRDSVLAPVAGVFAAQQIKPQARTLALDRGIRCLILDYDKMRGMDSDEFRLF; encoded by the coding sequence GTGCGTCTCGTGATAGCCCAGTGCACCGTCGACTACGTCGGCCGCCTCACGGCGCATCTGCCGACCGCCCGCCGTCTGTTGTTGATCAAGGCCGACGGTTCGGTCAGCGTGCACGCCGACGACCGTGCCTACAAGCCGTTGAACTGGATGAGCCCGCCCTGCTGGATGGTCGAGGAAGCCGACGGCCTCTGGGTGGTGCAGAACAAGGCGGGCGAGCAACTGCGCATCACCATCGAGGCCATCGAGCACGACTCCAGCCACGAACTCGGCGTCGACCCCGGTCTGGTCAAAGACGGCGTGGAGGCGCACCTGCAGGCGCTGCTGGCCGAACACGTCGAGCTGCTCGGCGCCGGCTATACCCTGGTGCGGCGGGAGTACATGACCCCGATCGGACCGGTGGATCTGCTGTGCCGTGACGATCAGGGCCGTTCGGTCGCCGTGGAGATCAAGCGGCGTGGTGAGATCGACGGCGTCGAGCAGCTCACCCGCTACCTCGAGTTGCTCAACCGCGACAGCGTGCTCGCCCCTGTCGCGGGGGTGTTCGCCGCCCAGCAGATCAAGCCGCAGGCGCGCACGCTCGCCCTGGATCGCGGAATCCGCTGCCTGATACTGGATTACGACAAGATGCGGGGCATGGACAGCGACGAGTTCCGGCTGTTCTGA
- the mce gene encoding methylmalonyl-CoA epimerase: MTAEQTDARPVLATALVTAIDHVGIAVPDLDAAIKWYHDHLGMIVLHEEVNEEQGIREAMLTVRGAPVGSTQVQLMAPIDDDSTIAKFLDKRGPGLQQFAYRVSDLDALTDRLHEQGVRLIYDAPRRGTANSRINFIHPKDGGGVLIELVEPASDSH, encoded by the coding sequence ATGACCGCCGAGCAGACTGACGCCCGTCCTGTGCTGGCCACCGCGCTGGTCACCGCCATCGACCACGTCGGCATCGCGGTGCCCGACCTGGACGCGGCGATCAAGTGGTACCACGACCACCTCGGCATGATCGTGCTGCACGAAGAGGTCAACGAGGAGCAGGGCATCCGCGAGGCGATGCTGACGGTGCGCGGCGCGCCGGTCGGCAGCACCCAGGTGCAGCTGATGGCTCCGATCGACGACGATTCGACGATCGCGAAGTTCCTCGACAAGCGCGGCCCCGGTCTGCAGCAGTTCGCCTACCGCGTCAGCGACCTCGATGCACTCACCGACCGGCTGCACGAGCAGGGTGTCCGGTTGATCTACGACGCGCCGCGGCGCGGCACCGCCAACTCCCGCATCAACTTCATCCATCCCAAGGACGGCGGTGGCGTGCTCATCGAGCTCGTCGAGCCTGCCTCCGATTCACACTGA
- a CDS encoding acetyl-CoA C-acetyltransferase, translated as MTTSVIVAGARTPVGKLMGSLKDFSGSDLGAVAIAGALEKAGVPASAVDYVIMGQVLTAGAGQMPARQAAVAAGIDWDVPSLTINKMCLSGIDAIALADQLIRAGEFDVVVAGGQESMTRAPHLLMNSRSGYKYGDVTVLDHMAYDGLHDVFTDQPMGALTEQRNDADQFTRAEQDEFAANSHQKAARAWKDGVFADEVVPVKIPQRKGDPIEFTEDEGIRADTTAESLSGLKPAFRKDGTITAGSASQISDGACAVVVMSKAKAEELGLSWLCEIGAHGVVAGPDSTLQSQPANAIKKAVAKEGISLDQLDVIEINEAFAAVALASTKELGVDPDRVNTNGGAIAVGHPIGMSGARITLHAALELARRGSGYAVAALCGAGGQGDALILRRS; from the coding sequence ATGACGACGTCGGTGATCGTTGCTGGAGCCCGCACTCCTGTGGGCAAGCTGATGGGTTCGCTGAAGGATTTCTCCGGAAGCGATCTCGGTGCCGTCGCGATTGCCGGCGCCCTGGAGAAAGCCGGAGTGCCGGCGTCTGCTGTCGACTACGTGATCATGGGCCAGGTGCTCACCGCGGGCGCCGGACAGATGCCCGCGCGCCAGGCCGCGGTCGCGGCCGGTATCGACTGGGACGTGCCGTCGCTGACCATCAACAAGATGTGCCTGTCGGGCATCGACGCGATCGCGCTGGCCGACCAGCTGATCCGGGCCGGCGAGTTCGACGTCGTCGTCGCCGGCGGCCAGGAGTCCATGACCAGGGCGCCGCACCTGCTGATGAACAGCAGGTCGGGGTACAAATACGGCGACGTCACGGTCCTCGACCACATGGCCTACGACGGCCTCCACGACGTGTTCACCGACCAGCCGATGGGCGCGCTGACCGAACAGCGCAACGACGCCGACCAGTTCACCCGCGCCGAGCAGGACGAGTTCGCGGCGAACTCGCATCAGAAGGCTGCGCGCGCCTGGAAGGACGGCGTCTTCGCCGACGAGGTCGTGCCGGTGAAGATCCCGCAGCGCAAGGGCGACCCGATCGAGTTCACCGAGGACGAGGGCATCCGCGCCGACACCACTGCCGAGTCGCTGTCCGGCCTGAAGCCGGCGTTCCGCAAGGACGGCACCATCACCGCCGGGTCGGCGTCGCAGATCTCCGACGGCGCCTGCGCGGTCGTCGTGATGAGCAAGGCGAAGGCCGAGGAGCTGGGCCTGAGCTGGCTGTGCGAGATCGGCGCCCACGGCGTGGTCGCCGGCCCGGACTCCACGTTGCAGAGCCAGCCCGCTAACGCGATCAAGAAGGCCGTCGCCAAGGAGGGCATCTCGCTCGACCAGCTCGACGTCATCGAGATCAACGAGGCGTTCGCCGCCGTCGCGCTGGCGTCGACGAAGGAGCTCGGTGTCGATCCGGACAGGGTCAACACCAACGGTGGCGCGATCGCGGTCGGTCACCCGATCGGCATGTCCGGTGCACGGATCACGCTGCATGCGGCGCTCGAGTTGGCGCGGCGCGGCTCGGGTTACGCGGTGGCCGCACTCTGCGGTGCCGGTGGCCAGGGGGATGCGCTGATCCTGCGCCGGTCCTGA
- a CDS encoding DUF3817 domain-containing protein has translation MTRAFDVRNAAAWFRLIAFAEALSWIGLLTGMYFKYLGTPRTEVGVKIFGPVHGGVFIAFLVAAVLTGMALKWGAGTWLLALLGSIVPLGSVIFLLLADRTGRMGSDPVAAGAGQPGRTAPETT, from the coding sequence ATGACACGCGCATTCGACGTCCGCAACGCCGCGGCGTGGTTCCGTCTGATCGCTTTCGCCGAGGCGCTCAGTTGGATCGGACTGCTGACCGGCATGTACTTCAAGTACCTCGGCACCCCGCGTACCGAGGTCGGCGTCAAGATCTTCGGCCCGGTGCACGGAGGGGTGTTCATCGCCTTCCTCGTCGCGGCGGTGCTCACCGGTATGGCCCTCAAGTGGGGGGCCGGCACGTGGTTGCTGGCGTTGCTGGGCAGCATCGTGCCGCTGGGCAGTGTGATCTTCCTCCTATTGGCTGATCGGACGGGTCGGATGGGGTCGGATCCGGTCGCCGCGGGGGCCGGGCAACCGGGACGGACGGCACCCGAAACGACGTGA
- a CDS encoding tetratricopeptide repeat protein: MTRPGPRISPALAGAVDLSALKQRPASSGAGPTGGAPGGLAVTEANFEAEVLVRSNEVPVVVLLWSPRSDSSVQLAEVLSGLAQGDGGKWSLATVNVDTTPRVAQMFGVQAVPTVVALAAGQPLSSFEGMQPPEQLRRWVDSLLEATAGKLSGGGQDEQGEQADPEVERARTLLDEGDFDGARAAYQSILDADPDHQEAKGAVRQIGFLQRATTHPQDAVAIADASPDDLDAALAAADVEILQQNIEAAFNRLIALVKRTAGDDRSAVRTRLIELFELFDPADPEVIAGRRNLANALY; this comes from the coding sequence GTGACACGTCCTGGACCCCGCATATCGCCCGCCCTGGCGGGCGCCGTCGATCTGTCAGCTCTCAAGCAGCGACCGGCCTCCTCCGGTGCCGGCCCGACCGGCGGCGCCCCGGGTGGGCTGGCGGTCACGGAGGCGAACTTCGAAGCCGAGGTGCTGGTCCGCTCGAACGAGGTCCCGGTCGTCGTGCTGCTCTGGTCCCCGCGCAGCGACTCCAGTGTGCAGCTCGCAGAGGTGCTCTCGGGGCTCGCCCAGGGCGACGGCGGGAAGTGGTCGCTGGCGACCGTGAACGTCGACACGACACCGCGGGTGGCGCAGATGTTCGGTGTCCAGGCCGTGCCGACCGTGGTCGCTCTGGCGGCCGGGCAGCCGCTGTCGAGCTTCGAGGGCATGCAGCCCCCGGAGCAGCTGCGGCGCTGGGTCGATTCGTTGCTCGAGGCCACGGCCGGAAAGCTGAGTGGCGGCGGCCAGGACGAGCAGGGCGAGCAGGCCGACCCCGAGGTCGAACGGGCGCGCACGTTGCTCGACGAGGGAGACTTCGACGGGGCGCGCGCCGCCTACCAGTCCATCCTCGATGCCGACCCGGACCACCAGGAGGCCAAGGGAGCCGTCCGTCAGATCGGGTTCCTGCAGCGCGCGACGACGCATCCGCAGGACGCGGTCGCGATCGCCGACGCGTCTCCAGACGACCTGGACGCCGCGCTCGCCGCCGCCGATGTCGAGATCTTGCAACAGAACATCGAGGCTGCCTTCAACCGGCTGATCGCTCTGGTCAAGCGAACCGCCGGTGATGACCGCAGTGCCGTGCGCACGCGGCTGATCGAGCTGTTCGAGCTGTTCGACCCGGCCGATCCCGAGGTCATCGCCGGGCGCCGCAACCTCGCCAACGCGCTCTATTGA
- the glgB gene encoding 1,4-alpha-glucan branching protein GlgB, with protein sequence MAKAKTSNLTKQIDSPHLRPHTADLNRLLAGEHHDPHSVLGAHEYDDHTVIRAYRPHAIEVAALIGGVRYPLQHIEAGVFAVAVPITNLIDYRLEVDYSGEESGFVHTVADPYRFLPTLGEIDLHLFSEGRHERLWEVLGAHPRCFHTADGDVEGVSFAVWAPNAKGVSVIGDFNHWGNEAQMRVLGSTGVWELFWPNFPEGGLYKFRVHGADCAVTERADPMAFATEVPPQTASRVFASDYTWSDDEWMTGRALRNPVFEPMSTYEVHLGSWRPGLSYTELAEQLTDYLVEHGFTHVEMLPVAEHPFGGSWGYQVTSYYAPSSRFGTPDEFRYLVDALHRAGIGVIVDWVPAHFPKDAWALGRFDGTALYEHGDPRRGEQLDWGTYVFDFGRSEVRNFLVANALYWLQEYHVDGLRVDAVASMLYLDYSRPEGGWTPNIYGGRENLEAVQFMQEMNATVHKINPGIVTIAEESTSWPGVTRPTNLGGLGFSMKWNMGWMNDTLEFIKRDPIHRSYHHHELTFSLLYAFSENFVLPISHDEVVHGKGTLWGRMPGNDHMKAAGIRSLLAYQWAHPGKQLLFMGQEFGQRAEWSEERGVDWFQLDEHGFSNGILRMMTDANSIYTSRRALWSRDTKPEGYSWIDANDSANNVLSFMRFGDDGSMMACVFNFSGSEHSSYRLGLPHAGTWREVLNTDSDTYHGSGIGNYGAVEATDEPWHGRPASAVMVLPPLAALWFEPEQQT encoded by the coding sequence ATGGCGAAAGCGAAGACGTCGAACCTGACGAAACAGATCGACAGCCCGCACCTGCGGCCGCACACCGCCGATCTGAACCGACTGCTCGCCGGCGAGCACCACGATCCGCACTCGGTGCTCGGCGCCCACGAGTACGACGACCACACCGTGATCCGGGCGTACCGGCCGCACGCGATCGAGGTGGCCGCCCTGATCGGCGGCGTGCGGTACCCGCTCCAACACATCGAGGCCGGCGTGTTCGCCGTCGCGGTGCCGATCACCAACCTGATCGATTACCGGCTCGAAGTGGACTACTCCGGCGAGGAATCCGGCTTCGTCCACACCGTGGCCGATCCGTACCGGTTCCTGCCGACGCTGGGCGAGATCGACCTGCACCTGTTCTCCGAGGGCCGTCACGAGCGCCTCTGGGAGGTTCTGGGCGCCCATCCGCGCTGTTTCCACACCGCCGACGGTGACGTCGAAGGGGTGTCCTTTGCCGTGTGGGCGCCGAACGCCAAGGGCGTCAGCGTGATCGGCGACTTCAACCACTGGGGCAACGAAGCCCAGATGCGGGTGCTGGGCTCGACGGGGGTGTGGGAGCTGTTCTGGCCGAACTTCCCCGAGGGCGGCCTCTACAAGTTCCGCGTACACGGCGCCGACTGCGCGGTGACCGAACGCGCCGACCCGATGGCGTTCGCCACCGAGGTGCCCCCGCAGACCGCCTCGCGGGTGTTCGCCAGCGACTACACCTGGTCCGACGACGAATGGATGACGGGCCGCGCGCTGCGCAATCCGGTCTTCGAGCCGATGAGCACCTACGAGGTGCACCTGGGCTCGTGGCGGCCGGGGCTGAGCTACACCGAACTCGCCGAGCAGCTCACCGATTACCTGGTCGAGCACGGGTTCACCCACGTCGAGATGCTGCCCGTCGCCGAGCATCCGTTCGGCGGGTCCTGGGGCTACCAGGTCACCTCGTACTACGCCCCGTCCTCCCGGTTCGGGACCCCCGACGAGTTCCGCTACCTCGTCGACGCGCTGCACCGCGCGGGCATCGGCGTCATCGTGGACTGGGTTCCGGCCCACTTCCCCAAGGACGCGTGGGCGTTGGGCCGGTTCGACGGCACCGCACTCTACGAGCACGGTGACCCGCGCCGTGGCGAGCAATTGGACTGGGGCACCTACGTTTTCGACTTCGGCCGCTCGGAGGTGCGCAACTTCCTGGTCGCCAACGCGCTTTACTGGCTGCAGGAGTACCATGTCGACGGACTACGGGTGGATGCCGTGGCCTCGATGCTCTACCTCGATTACTCCAGGCCCGAGGGCGGCTGGACGCCGAACATCTACGGCGGGCGGGAGAATCTCGAGGCCGTGCAGTTCATGCAGGAGATGAACGCCACCGTCCACAAGATCAACCCGGGCATCGTGACGATCGCCGAGGAATCCACGTCGTGGCCGGGCGTCACCCGTCCGACCAACCTTGGCGGCCTTGGGTTTTCGATGAAGTGGAACATGGGCTGGATGAACGACACGCTGGAGTTCATCAAGCGTGACCCCATCCACCGCAGCTACCACCACCACGAGCTGACCTTCTCGCTGCTGTACGCGTTCAGCGAGAACTTCGTGCTGCCGATCAGCCACGACGAGGTGGTGCACGGCAAGGGCACTCTGTGGGGCCGCATGCCGGGCAACGACCACATGAAGGCCGCCGGCATTCGGAGCCTGCTCGCGTATCAGTGGGCACATCCGGGCAAGCAGCTGCTGTTCATGGGCCAGGAGTTCGGCCAACGGGCCGAGTGGTCCGAGGAACGCGGAGTGGACTGGTTCCAGCTCGACGAGCACGGCTTCTCGAACGGCATCCTGCGGATGATGACCGACGCCAACAGCATCTACACGAGCAGGCGCGCGCTGTGGTCGCGAGACACCAAGCCCGAGGGCTACTCGTGGATCGACGCCAACGACTCGGCCAACAACGTGTTGAGCTTCATGCGGTTCGGCGACGACGGATCGATGATGGCGTGCGTGTTCAACTTCTCCGGTTCCGAGCACAGCAGCTACCGGCTGGGCCTGCCGCACGCCGGAACCTGGCGCGAGGTGCTCAACACCGACAGCGACACCTACCACGGGTCGGGGATCGGCAACTACGGCGCCGTCGAGGCCACCGACGAACCCTGGCACGGGCGTCCGGCGTCGGCCGTCATGGTATTGCCGCCGCTGGCGGCGCTGTGGTTCGAGCCGGAGCAACAGACCTAA
- a CDS encoding alpha-1,4-glucan--maltose-1-phosphate maltosyltransferase, with protein sequence MTTGRIEIDDVQPVVSGGRFPAKAVVGEVVPVTATVWREGHDAVAATLVVRYHGTTYPALADEPPGRVRTTEAVPIQEVVSPSQRIRPMALPMATGRTPDVFHGQFSPDTVGLWTYRVDGWSDPIATWRHHVIAKLDAGQSEGELSNDLLVGAKLLERASAGVPRQDRYPLIEAAERLRTPGDPFYRAGAALSPEVTELVDQYPLRELITRGEVYGIWVDRPLARFSSWYEFFPRSTGGWDSSGNPVHGTFATATKALPRIGRMGFDIAYLPPIHPIGKVHRKGRNNSVTAGPHDVGSPWAIGSDEGGHDAVHPDLGTIDDFDEFVAAARDEGLEVALDLALQCAPDHPWAKAHPEWFTVLPDGTIAYAENPPKKYQDIYPLNFDNDPAGLYEEVLRVVRFWISHGVKVFRVDNPHTKPPNFWAWLIGEAKNTDPDVLFLSEAFTRPARLFGLAKLGFTQSYTYFTWRTAKWEITEFGRQIAEHADYARQSLWPNTPDILHESLQHGGPGMFAIRAALAATLSPTWGVYSGFELFEHRAVREGTEEYLNSEKYELRPRDFDAALADGESLEPFLTRLNEIRRLHPALQQMRTITFHHVDNDALLAYSKFDPISGDQVLVVVTLNPFGAEEGTVWLDMAAVGMDQQERFWVRDEITGEEYQWGQGNYVRLEPARAVAHVLNMPQIPADQRMNLLRRE encoded by the coding sequence GTGACCACCGGTCGGATCGAAATCGACGACGTCCAGCCCGTGGTGTCCGGAGGGCGGTTCCCCGCCAAGGCGGTGGTCGGCGAGGTGGTTCCGGTGACCGCGACCGTATGGCGGGAGGGCCACGATGCGGTCGCGGCCACGTTGGTCGTCCGCTATCACGGCACCACGTATCCGGCCTTGGCCGACGAGCCGCCCGGCCGGGTCCGCACGACCGAGGCCGTGCCGATCCAAGAGGTCGTGAGCCCCAGCCAGCGGATCCGGCCGATGGCGCTGCCCATGGCCACGGGACGTACCCCCGATGTGTTCCACGGCCAGTTCTCCCCCGACACCGTCGGCCTGTGGACCTACCGCGTCGACGGCTGGAGCGACCCCATCGCAACGTGGCGCCATCACGTGATCGCCAAACTCGACGCGGGCCAGAGTGAAGGCGAGCTGTCGAACGACCTGCTGGTGGGGGCAAAACTGCTGGAGCGGGCGTCGGCGGGGGTGCCCCGCCAGGACCGCTACCCGCTGATCGAGGCCGCCGAGCGGCTGCGAACCCCTGGCGATCCGTTCTATCGGGCAGGGGCGGCGCTGTCGCCCGAGGTCACCGAACTGGTCGACCAGTATCCGCTGCGGGAACTGATCACCCGCGGCGAGGTGTACGGCATCTGGGTGGACCGGCCGCTGGCACGGTTCAGCTCCTGGTACGAGTTCTTCCCCCGCTCCACCGGAGGCTGGGACAGCTCCGGCAACCCGGTGCACGGAACGTTCGCGACAGCCACCAAGGCGCTGCCGCGCATCGGGCGGATGGGCTTCGACATCGCGTACCTGCCGCCCATCCACCCGATCGGCAAGGTGCACCGCAAGGGCCGCAACAACAGCGTCACCGCAGGCCCGCACGACGTCGGCTCGCCATGGGCGATCGGCAGCGACGAGGGCGGCCACGACGCCGTCCACCCCGACCTGGGCACGATCGACGACTTCGACGAGTTCGTCGCGGCCGCCCGGGACGAAGGCCTCGAAGTCGCGCTCGACCTGGCGCTGCAGTGCGCCCCCGACCACCCCTGGGCAAAGGCCCACCCCGAGTGGTTCACCGTGCTGCCGGACGGCACGATCGCCTACGCGGAGAATCCGCCGAAGAAGTACCAGGACATCTACCCGCTCAACTTCGACAACGACCCGGCGGGACTGTACGAAGAGGTGCTGCGCGTCGTCCGCTTCTGGATTTCCCACGGGGTCAAGGTGTTTCGGGTCGACAACCCGCACACCAAACCACCGAACTTCTGGGCCTGGCTGATCGGCGAGGCCAAGAACACCGATCCGGACGTTTTGTTCCTCTCCGAGGCGTTCACCCGGCCGGCCCGGCTGTTCGGGCTCGCCAAGCTCGGCTTCACGCAGTCCTACACGTACTTCACCTGGCGCACCGCCAAATGGGAGATCACCGAGTTCGGCCGCCAGATCGCCGAACACGCCGACTACGCCCGGCAGAGCCTGTGGCCCAACACTCCCGACATCCTGCACGAGAGCCTTCAGCACGGCGGGCCCGGCATGTTCGCGATCCGTGCGGCACTGGCCGCGACGCTGAGCCCGACGTGGGGGGTGTACTCCGGCTTCGAGCTGTTCGAACACCGTGCGGTACGGGAGGGCACCGAGGAGTATCTGAACTCCGAGAAATACGAACTGCGCCCGCGCGACTTCGACGCCGCACTGGCGGACGGCGAATCCCTCGAGCCCTTCCTGACCCGTCTGAACGAGATCCGCCGGCTGCATCCGGCGCTGCAACAGATGCGGACGATCACGTTCCACCACGTCGACAACGACGCGCTGCTCGCCTACAGCAAGTTCGACCCGATCTCCGGCGACCAGGTGCTCGTCGTGGTGACCCTCAACCCGTTCGGGGCCGAAGAGGGCACGGTGTGGTTGGACATGGCCGCAGTGGGAATGGACCAGCAAGAGCGTTTCTGGGTGCGCGACGAGATCACCGGAGAGGAATACCAGTGGGGGCAGGGCAACTACGTGCGCCTCGAGCCCGCCCGTGCGGTGGCGCACGTGCTCAACATGCCCCAGATCCCGGCCGACCAACGAATGAACCTACTGCGTAGGGAGTGA